From the Calonectris borealis chromosome 12, bCalBor7.hap1.2, whole genome shotgun sequence genome, one window contains:
- the PDP2 gene encoding pyruvate dehydrogenase [acetyl-transferring]-phosphatase 2, mitochondrial, whose translation MMSRTVSSWILSSARNSIVLQEKGRLYSICIPNRNKIKWKLVFSKTCLYPAGSCSLDNTFSLKKAFRHTSTEEEHFSFQLSPTQINDMLRAGELSHKILDLNGKNANSVLKFESNQLASNTPIEDRRSAATCLQTKGMMFGVFDGHAGSACAQAVSERLLHYIAVSLMSRQTLEEIELAVECMKPVLPILQWHKHPNDVEYREITSQYFENLRVYWQHLLDLDTEPGFSLEEAMICAFKRLDSDISLEVQAPQENELMRNIALQVAFSGATACVAHIDGVHLHVANTGDCRAILGVHEEDGTWSTLPLTRDHNAFDEFEIRRLKREHPRSEEKTLLVNDRLLGILMPSRAFGDVQLKWSKELQHSVLENSCDVEALNIYQYVPPNYHTPPYLTAEPEVTYHKLRSKDKFLVIASDGLWEMLSNEKVVKLVAGHLTELNVQKPQLAFEKPVNLGYMHSLLLQRKNRGIASLDQNIATHLIRHAIGSNEYGEVDQEKLAAMLTLPEDLARMYRDDITVTVVYFNSETIENYYRNNE comes from the coding sequence ATGATGTCAAGAACTGTATCATCCTGGATCTTAAGCTCAGCAAGAAACAGCATTGTTTTACAAGAAAAAGGACGTTTGTACTCCATCTGTATCCCAAATAGAAACAAGATAAAATGGAAgcttgttttctccaaaacatgtCTCTaccctgctgggagctgcagcttgGACAATACTTTCTCCTTAAAGAAAGCGTTCCGACACACTTCCACTGAAGAAGAACATTTCTCTTTCCAGTTGTCTCCAACACAAATCAATGATATGCTCAGAGCAGGTGAATTATCCCATAAAATACTGGATTTGaatggtaaaaatgcaaattcCGTGTTGAAGTTTGAAAGTAACCAATTGGCATCCAACACCCCTATTGAAGACCGCAGAAGTGCAGCCACTTGCTTGCAGACCAAAGGGATGATGTTTGGAGTCTTTGATGGTCATGCAGGTTCTGCGTGTGCTCAGGCAGTAAGTGAGAGACTACTTCATTATATAGCGGTTTCTCTCATGTCTCGGCAAACCTTGGAAGAGATCGAGCTTGCTGTGGAGTGCATGAAACCAGTTCTGCCTATTCTGCAGTGGCACAAGCATCCAAATGATGTAGAGTATCGGGAAATAACTTCACAATATTTCGAAAACCTCCGGGTTTACTGGCAACATTTACTGGACCTAGACACTGAGCCAGGGTTTAGTTTAGAAGAAGCCATGATATGTGCATTCAAAAGGTTAGACTCAGACATATCACTGGAAGTTCAGGCTCCCCAGGAAAACGAATTGATGAGAAATATTGCCCTTCAAGTAGCTTTTTCTGGTGCAACAGCCTGCGTAGCTCACATTGATGGTGTTCACTTACATGTTGCCAATACTGGCGATTGCAGAGCAATTTTAGGGGTTCATGAAGAAGATGGAACGTGGTCTACTCTCCCTCTAACCCGAGACCACAATGCCTTCGATGAATTTGAAATCAGAAGACTGAAGAGAGAACATCCAAGATCTGAGGAGAAAACCCTACTTGTGAATGACAGATTACTGGGGATTCTCATGCCCTCCAGAGCTTTTGGAGATGTGCAATTAAAATGGAGTAAAGAATTGCAACACAGCGTTCTTGAGAATAGCTGTGATGTCGAGGCTTTAAATATTTATCAGTATGTTCCTCCAAACTACCATACACCCCCTTATTTAACTGCAGAGCCTGAAGTCACATACCACAAATTAAGAAGCAAGGATAAGTTTCTAGTTATTGCTTCAGATGGACTATGGGAGATGCTAAGTAATGAGAAGGTTGTAAAACTTGTTGCTGGACACCTTACGGAGCTTAATGTGCAGAAACCGCAACTGGCTTTTGAGAAACCAGTTAATTTGGGTTATATGCACAGCTTGTTacttcagaggaaaaacaggggCATTGCCTCACTTGACCAGAACATAGCTACTCATTTAATAAGGCATGCAATTGGAAGTAATGAGTATGGGGAGGTGGACCAAGAGAAACTTGCTGCAATGCTGACACTGCCTGAAGACCTTGCAAGAATGTACAGAGATGATATCACAGTTACTGTAGtgtattttaattcagaaacaaTTGAAAATTACTACAGAAACAATGAATAG